From the genome of Desulfitibacter sp. BRH_c19:
GGCATTTCAAATTTTGGAAATAATCGGAGTTGAAAAAAGAAGCTTAGTTGAAGTCAGTAGAGAATTGGGTATGCCTAAAAGTACTGCTTTTTTCTTAATCGATACTATGGAAAATTTGGGATATTTACGTCAAAATCCAGAAACTAAAGAATATAGTCTAGGGATAAGGGCCTTTCAAATAGGTGAAAGTTTTTTAAGGCAAGTAGATCTACGATCAACTTTTAAACCATATATAAAATCAATAGGGGAAAAAACGGGGGAAACGGTACATGTTGTTATTTGGTCAAATAATGAAGCAATTTACTTGGACAAATATGATGGGAATGTTAATAACATTTATTCACAAATTGGTTCCCGTGCAGAATTACATGCATCTTCCGTCGGAAAAGTAATATTAGCTTTTCAATCCCATGAAATAATAAACATGAAACTTTCGGGTGAACTAAAAAAATTTACTAAATATACAATTACCGATATAGATGTTTTACTTAAACAATTTATAAAAATTAAGCAACAGGGATTTGCAATTGATAATCAAGAAATTGCTTTAGGTTTTTCATGTGTTGCTGTCCCAGTTTTTGATGCTTACGGAAAAGCTAGTGCTGCTATAAGTGTATCAGGAAATACAATTAGTTTGACAAAAGAAAAGATAAATGAGTATACTCCTTTTCTGATAGAATGCAGTAAGAAAATATCTAATGAAATTGGTTGGAGCATTTATTAATTATTTTTTTATAAACGTTATAGGAAACGCGGTTTTACAATATAAAACAGATACAACGAAATCAATATATTATCTATGATTGGGGAATCAAGAAAAATGAAGAACAAGGTAAAAGTTGCAATACTCGGACCAGGTAATATAGGGACTGACCTTATGTTTAAGATCACAAAAAGTAGATACATGGAATTAGAGTACGTTGTGGGAATACAGGAAACTGAAGGGCTAAAATTAGCACGCAAACGAGAGATTAAAACTACTTCGAATGGTATTAAGGATATTCTTGGTATCAATGATATAAAGATAGTTTTTGATGCGACTAGTGCGAAAGCTCATTCAATGCATGCAGATTTGCTAGGGGCTGCAGGTATATTCACTATAGATTTAACACCAGCTGCTATCGGGGCATATTGTGTCCCATCAATTAATTTCGACTACGCAATATTAAATGATGATAATGTTAATATGGTTACTTGTGGCGGCCAGGCAACTATACCTATAGTCGCTGCAATAAACAGCGTTGCTGATGTAAGTTATGCAGAAATAGTTGCTAGTTTAAGTAGTAAAAGTGCAGGACCTGGAACAAGGCAGAATATTGATGAATTTACTCAAACTACTAAAAAGGCAATAGAGAAAATTGCTGGGGCAGATCTTGCAAAGGCAATTATCATTTTAAATCCAGCAGAACCACCAATTCTTATGAAAAATACAATTTATACTATAGTAAAGAAACCAGATATAGAGATAATTAAGGAATCTGTTAAAAAAATGGTGGCACAAATTAATGAATATGTTCCGGGATATAGGGTGGTAATGGGGCCTATACTTTCTGTTGATAAAATAACAACAATGATTGAAGTTGAAGGAAGTGGAGATTTTCTACCTAGTTACTCCGGTAATTTAGACATAATGACATGTGCTGCAGTACAAGTAGGTGAAAAATATGCTAGTAAGTTATTGGGGGTTAAGAAATGAAGACTGTATATATAAAGGATACTACACTTAGGGATGGAAGCCATGCAATTTCTCATCAATTCATGCCAAAAGACATTTCTGAAATTGCACTAAGCTTAGAAGATGCTGGAGCAGATATTATTTCGGTGGGCCACGGCGATGGACTTGGTGGTAGTAGTTTGCAATATGGATTGGGTGCTATAACTGATTTACAATATGTAAATGCAGCAGCATCAGTTTTGAATAAAGCGAAGCTTCAGGTTCTCTTGTTACCAGGAATAGGTACTATTAATGATTTGAAGTTAGCAAAGAAGCATGGAGCGAACGTGGCAGGAATCTCAACTCACATTACTGAGGCGGATATAGCTGAGCAACATATAAAAGTCGCTAGAGATATGGGGATGTTCACTATCGGTTATCTAATCATGTGCCATATGGAATCTACAGAGAAACTAACAGAACAGGCTTTATTAATGGAAAGCTATGGAGCAGAAGTAATATATATTACAGATTCTGCTGGAGCATTTCTCCCACATGAAGTAAAACAAAGGGTTTGTGCTTTAAAGAATAACCTTTCTATACCAGTAGGTTTTCATGCCCACAACAATTTGGGATTAGCTATAGCAAATAGTTTGGTGGCAATTAAAGAGGGAGCAACTTACATAGATAGTTCTCTTATGGGGTTTGGTGCAGGTGCAGGAAACTGTTCTACAGAAATGCTGTTAGCAGTTTTGAAAAAGATGGAGATTCCAACAAACATGGATTTATATAAAACTATTGATGCTGGAAACCAAGTACTTCTCCCATTGTTGAAAGAAAAAGGGGTTTCTTTGCCGAGATTTACCTCTGATACGCTAATGCTTGGTTATGCGGGGGTTTATTCTAGCTTTTTAATACATGTGAAGAAAGCTGCTGAACAATTCGATGTTGACTCAAGGGATGTGTTGGTTGAACTGGGTAACAGAAAGGCTGTAGGAGGTCAAGAAGACTGGATTATTCAAGTGGCTCATGAAATTTCTTTAAATTCTTTATCGTAATGTTTTCAATCTATTAATAAACTTTTTCTAGGGAAACACGATGTGTTAATTCATAGAATTATTTGATTGTTACTTTATAAGAGGAGGGTAGAGACTGTTTATCCACTTTATCTAATTAAGGAGGCAGAAAATGAGAAGCCATGTAATTACTCAGGGAATGGAGAGAGCAACTCATAGGGAGTTATTTCACGCAATGGGTTTACTGGAGGAAGAAATGAATCAACCATTAGTGGCTGTTGTCAATTCTTTTAATGAAGTAATGCCCGGTCATTTTCATTTAAATACTATTACTAAGGCTGTAAAAGAAGGAGTTAGGATGGGAGGGGGAACTCCACTAGAATTTCCAGTAATAGCTGTTTGTGATGGACTAGCTCAAGCTCATATTGGAATGTTATACCCGTTAGCTAGTAGGGAGCATATTATTGACTCCATTGAAATAATGATAAACGCTCATGCGTTTGATGCAATGGTTTTAATTACAAACTGTGACAAAATTACCCCAGCAATGTTAATGGCAGCAGCTCGTCTTAATATTCCTTCAATTGTAGTTAGTGGTGGGCCTATGCTTTCGGGTTGTTGGAATGGTAAAAAAGTAAGTTTAACTGATTTATATGAGAGCATTGGTTTAGTAAAAAGAGGGGAAATGACAGAAGAAGAACTTTATGAACTAGAAAAAGTGGCTTTACCTGGTGCTGGTGCATGCAATTTACTCGGGACAGCAAATTCTATGAATATTTTGACAGAAGTAATGGGAATGTCACTTCCAGGGACTGGTACAACCCCTGCGGTAAGTGGTAAAAGATTAGCTCTTGCTAAGAGAGCGGGTATACAGGTTATGGAATTGTTAAAGAAGGACATAAAACCAAAAGATATATTAACCCAAAAAGCAATAGAAAATGCTATTACTTTTGATATGGCAATTGGTGGGTCTTCAAATACTACCCTTCATTTACCTGCTATAGCCAATGCAGCTGGAATGGAGTTAAGTTTAGAAAAATTTAATGAATATGCAGAAAAAGTTCCGCATTTAGTAAAAATGAAACCAGCTGGTGATCACTTTCCAGAAGACTTCGATAGGGCAGGATCAGCTAGTGCATTAATGAAGGAGCTAGCAGAAAAAGGGCTAATGCATACTGATGCTTTAACAGTAACGGGGACTAACATTGAAGAAAATATTAAGAATGCAAAAGTATTGGATAATGACGTTATTCGTTCCTTCGATAACTGCTATACAAATACTGGAGGTCTAAAAATTTTAAAAGGAACGTTGGCTCCCGGTGGAGCAGTATGCAAAAAGGGGGGAGTCGTAAAGGAAATGTACGTGCATAAAGGATTGGCAAGAGTATTTAATTCGGAAGATGAAGCCATTAGTGCCATCTACTCAGAAAGTATTAATTCTGGAGAAATTGTAGTTGTGAGATACGAAGGTCCTAAAGGAGGACCTGGCATGCGTGAAATGGTAACTGCAACGGCAGCTTTAATTGGAATGGGTTTAGGCGGTTCTGTGGCACTAGTAACTGATGGCCGTTTTTCCGGAGCAACAAAAGGTGCTGCAATTGGTCATGTTTCCCCAGAAGCAGCTGAGGGAGGACCAATTGCATTGATCGAGGAAGGGGATATCATTAGCTTTGATTTAGAAAAAGGAATACTGGACTTAGAAGTTCCTCAAGATATTTTAGATAAGAGATTAGAAAAATGGGTACCTAAAGATCTTGATGTACCTCAATACAGTTACCTGAGGAGGTATGCAAAACATGTAAGTTCTGCATCTAAAGGAGCTATTTTTGAATAACATTCGAGGAGGTGATAATTTGGAAAATAATATATGGCTTATAAAAGCGGAAGAATCACTTAGTAAATTAGAGTATCCCAATAGTGACAATTATGAGTTACCATCATCAAATAGTACGTTTGCGGACGGTGCTAATTACAGAGTTGAAATATCAGGCGTTGAAAAACCGAGCACACTAGAAACACTCATTGAGCAGAAGGAAATATCTGGAGTAAATGTTCATAGAGTAATTATTTCACTTATGGGTTCTACTTGGTTAACAGGTGAAGATTTAACTAGAATAGCGCAGTTAAGTAAAGAGGCAAATCTTGAAGTTATTATGGCACCAGGGCAGCGTCCACTTTGGGAAATAGGTAAACAATCATCTTCGCCAGAGGGATGTCTATCAGGGCTTAGGCTTAGGGGACAAGATAGTGTTAAATTTTATCTTGCTGATATCTTCAGATGTGTCGAAAAGGGAATTAGGGGTTTTCTTGTTTGGGATGAGGGTGTTTTAAAGATACTTAATGAACTTCGCCAAATGGGAGAATTGCCAAAGGAAACAATTTTCAAAGTTTCTATATTAGCTGGGCATGGGAATGCTGCAGGAGCAAAATTATTACACGAATTGGGGGCAAATAGCTTTAATCCTGTTAATGATGTCACTACACCAATGTTGGCCGGTATTAGGCAATATTGTGATTTACCAATGGATATTCATGTTGTCAATTTTGATTCCTTTGGAGGGCAAACCCGTTTCTGGGAGATGCCTGAAATTATCCGAGTGGCCTCGCCTTGTTATATTAAATTCGAACCAGGTCCTTCTATTGCTCAAATGGCTCGTCCCTGGCTCTCTGAGGAAAGTCTTTCTTACTCTATAAGACAAAAAGTTAGGCAGGTGAAAACGGTTGTAGAAATAATTGAAGGTAAATATCCAAATTTAAAACAATCAGAACAAAATTGTGAAGATCTGGTAGTAGCAAATCCATAGAAGTATAACCTAACAGAATAATACTTCGGTTAGTTATTAAGTTTCAGATTATCTAAATACAAATTAATTATTAGGAGGAGTCGAGTATGAAAAAATTGTTAAGTTTAGTGGTTATTATGTTTATTCTGGTCTCAATTAGCGCATGCAGTAGTAATAGCAGCAATGAGCAGCCTAATGATAATAATGAAGTAGTGAATAATGAAATGGAAATGGTGGAATTTAAAATAGGGATTACAGTCGACCTTGATTCTCATTACGGTAAAGGATTACTTGAAATGAAGAGATTGCTTGAGCAATACTCTGATAACAAAATGACGTTGAATATATTTGAGAATTCGAAATTAGGTAATGAAAGGGATATGATTGAGGGTGTAAGTATGGGGACCTTAGATATGGTTCTGTCCTCAACAGGTCCTCTACCAAACTTTTCTCCAATGTTTATGATTTTTGATTTACCTTTTATAATAAAGGACAGAGATGCGGGATATAAGTTTATGGATGGTTTAAAAGGGCAAGAAATTTTAGATAGCTTAGAATCTAAGAATATTAAAGGACTAGGTTTCTGGGAAAATGGATTTCGTAATGTCACAAATAATGAGAAAGAAATAAAGAGTCCTGAAGATATAAAAGGATTGAAAATACGAACAATGGAAAACCCTATTCACCTTGCCAGTTTTAAACAACTTGGGGCAACTCCCACTCCTATGGCTTGGGGCGAAGTATTTACAGCCCTTCAACAAGGTACAATTGATGGACAAGAAAACCCACTTGTGGGGATACACTCAACAAAAGTATATGAAGTACAGAAATACATTTCTCTTACAGAACACTTTTATTCACCAGCAGTATTAATGGTAAATAAAAGTAAATTTGACAGCTTATCTTCTGAAATGCAGGATGTACTAATTAAGGCGGAAAAAGAGGCAAGAGAGTGGGAAAGAGAATACTGCAGACAAATGGATACCGAATTAATACAAACACTTAAAGACGAAGGTGTTGTAATAACAGAGGTTGATAAAAGTGAGTGGCAAAAAGCTGTAGAACCTGTTTATAAGGAATTTGAGGATCAAATACCAGCAGATTTGATTAAGGCTTTAAAAGATTCAAAATAGAACAACTTCAGGAGCTTGTGTTAACTTAACACAAGCTTCTGGAATAAGAGGAGTGTGATGAAATTGAAGGAATGGTTCTCTAGTTTAGAAGAACATATTATCGCTCTACTTCTTTTGTTAATGGTAATAGTGATATTTCTAGCAACTGGCTCAAGATATCTAGGGATAGGATCAATGACATGGGGAGAGGAGTTTGCCCGTTATGCAATGGTGTGGATGACATATTTGGGTTTGGGTGTAGCAGCTAAGAAGAAGGCTCATTTCTCAGTAACGGCTTTTATTAGCTTTTTTCCAAAAAACTTTCAAAAAATCATAAGGGTGTATCAATTGCTTGTTGTAACAGCATTTTCTGTGATAATAGTTATCCTATCGAGTAAAATTGTATATTTGCAATTTGGGATGAGTCAAACTAGCCCAGCTATGTATTTACCTATGTGGTTTATATACTCTGCAATCCCTCTAGGAAGTTTACTCTTAATGTTTAGATTTGCTCAAAGTGTATTTAACTATAAAAGTAACTATTGATAGGAGGTAGCCTTGTGGGATTAGTATTATTTAGTAGTTTATTTATTTTTCTTTTTAGTGGTATTCCTATTGCAATTGCACTCAGTACCGCAGCTCTTTTAGGGGTGCTTCTGACCGACACAACGGTTCCTTTAATAGTTGTGTCTCAGCGTATGTTTACTTCTATTGATAGTTTTCCATTTATGGCAGCCCCTTTCTTTATATTGGCGGGTAATTTAATGGAAAAAGGAGGAATATCAAAAAGATTAATAAAATTTTGCCAATCGATTTTGGGATTTCTTTCATCTAGTTTAGGTATTATAACAATCGTTGCTTCCGCATTTTTTGGAGCCATATCGGGTTCAAATGTTGCAACTGTTGCAGCTATAGGTGGAATTATGATTCCTGCTATGGTTAAAGCAGGTTACCCTAAAAATTTATCAGCCGCTATTAGTGCATCTTCAGGAACTTTAGGAGTTGTTATTCCTCCAAGTATACCTATGGTGACTTATGGGATTACGGCATCTGTCTCTATAGGAAGGCTTTTCTTGGCAGGATTTATTCCAGGACTCTTATTGGCTGGAGTTATAAGTGTTTGTGTATTATTTTTAGCAAGAGGTTGTGAGGAAAAAGAGGAAGTCCATAGTTTTGAATTTAAAGATCTCCTATTAAGTTTTAAAGATGCGATTTGGGCGATACTAATGCCTATAATAATTTTGGGTGGAATTTATGGGGGAGTATTTACACCAACCGAAGCTGCCGCTGTAGCAGCTGTATATGCATTAATTGTCAGTGTTTTTATATATAAAGAAATTGAAATGAAGGATTTAAAACCAGTATTTATCAATTCAGCTGTTACATCATCAGTCATATTATTCATTGTATCATGTTCAGCGCCGTTTGCATGGTTAATGACTAATGCTAGTGTTCCTGAAGCGGTTTCATCTGCAATTTTGGCTATGTTTGACAATAAATATATTATTTTACTGCTTTTAAATTTTATTCTACTAACTCTGGGTATGTTTATGGAAACTCAATCTATAATATTACTTATGACTCCAATACTAATACCCCTTGCATTAAGTTTGGGTATTGACCTAACAGCATTAGGTATAATAATTGTTGTGAACACATCTATAGGTATGATTACGCCTCCTTTAGCAGTTAATCTATTTGTAGCAAGTTCTATAAGTAAAAGTACTATTGAGCAAGTTTCTAAAAGTGTTATGCCCTTTTTAATTGCAGAAGTCGCTATTGTACTATTAATAACATTTTATCCGGGTATCATTACATGGTTACCTGATTTGCTGGGTAAATAAAAATAACTCAAGTTATTAAAAAATGGTAATTTGCTTCCACATTTTTACTTGAGGCCTAATTGGAGAATGATAATTTAAGTTCTATACTAATCATACGAAGGGTGGTTAATGTTATGGTAAAAAAAACAGTATTTGATTTCAATAATATGGTGAAACATGGGGAAAAGTTCATTTATCTTACTGCGTATGATTATTTAACGGCTAAGATGATGGAAAAAGCAGAAGTTGATATGATACTTGTCGGAGATTCATTAGGTATGGCTTGTCTTGGTTATGAAACTACTCACCCTGTTACCATAGAAGATATGATCCATCACTGTAAAGCTGTTCGTAGAGGGGCTCCAAATACATTTATAATCGGTGACCTACCATTTATGGCTTATCAAGTTTCAGATGAACAGGCTGTGGAAAATGCAGGAAGGTTAATAAAAGAATCTGGGGTTGATGCGGTAAAAGCCGAGGGAGGAGGACCTAGAACCTTAAGTAGGATTAAAGCAATCAATGAAGCGGGAATATTAGTAATGGGACACTTAGGCCTTACACCACAGACCATGGGTCAATTAGGGGGATTTAAGACTCAAGGGCGTAGCGCACAAGATGCTTTCAAAATAGTCAAAGAAGCTAAAGATACTGAAAAAGCTGGTGCATTTAGTATACTAGTGGAAGCTGTTCCATCCGAAGTCGGTAAAATAGTAACAGATAAAGCTGACATACCTATTTTTGGAGTTGGGGCAGGTCCTTTTACTCATGGGCAAGCTCTAACGTATGCTGATCTGGTAGGTCTTTATGATGAATTTTCACCTAAATTTGTAAGGAAATATGCTAATATTGGTGAAATAATTACCAATTCCTTTAGCGAATTTAAAAGGGATGTAATATCAGGCCAATTCCCAGTAGAAGGAGAACACACATACAAGATGAAAGAGGAAGAAATATTAAAATTTCATAAATTGCTAGAAGAAATATAGTAATTGGTTGAATATCTCATGCTCTGAAGAGTAAATTTAATTTCAATCTTCTCCAATAGTTAAAAACCTAAAAGCCTAATAATATAACTATTAGATAAAACTTAACTGCATGGGTTTTGCTAACAGTTTTATATTCTCGTCTGTTCTTTGCGGGTGCACTTCTAACAGATTGAGGATATTATTTTTGCTGTTTTTTAGGTCCGTCAATATTTTCAACCTGTTTTTATACAGCTCAGTAGCAGTATGTTCTATAATTTGTGTTAGCAGGTAATAATTCTTCATTGTTACGTAATTATATAAAAACACCTAATGACAGGGTGGTATTAATAGATGGAGGAGGGGTTTCAGGTAGTCATAACTATGGGGATTTAGTAGTAGTTCCTTTTTTAAAACATCTTGGAGTGAAAAATGTGGATGTGGTAATAAACACCCACCCCCATGATGATCACCTTGCAGGCTTAAATCTAGTATTAAAGCAGTACCCTGTTGGCTTAACTCTAATACCTGCAGGTTTTGAAGAGGAATACGAAGGTTTTTTGGACATTATTGAAAATAGAGGACTTAACTATTCCTACAGCAAGGAAGGTCAATCCATAGGCTTAGATTCAGATATACAACTAAACATATTACATCCACCTGGAGATTATCCAGCTTCTCTTGGTGCCAACAACAATTCGCTTGTTGCAGAGCTAATATATAATGATGTATCACTTCTATTTACAGGAGACATCGAGATGGAGACTATTAATCACATGCTGCCCTATACCACTCAGTCCCATGTCTTAAAATTTCCTCATCACGGAAGTTCATATTCTTTTAATACAGAATATCTAGCAAAAGTAGATCCAGAAATAGTTGTAATCCAGGTTGGAGAAAACAATTCCTTTGGACATCCTGGGAAGAATGTCCTGGAGTATTTTGAAGATGTGGGTATTCCTGTTTACAGAAATG
Proteins encoded in this window:
- a CDS encoding acetaldehyde dehydrogenase (acetylating); protein product: MKNKVKVAILGPGNIGTDLMFKITKSRYMELEYVVGIQETEGLKLARKREIKTTSNGIKDILGINDIKIVFDATSAKAHSMHADLLGAAGIFTIDLTPAAIGAYCVPSINFDYAILNDDNVNMVTCGGQATIPIVAAINSVADVSYAEIVASLSSKSAGPGTRQNIDEFTQTTKKAIEKIAGADLAKAIIILNPAEPPILMKNTIYTIVKKPDIEIIKESVKKMVAQINEYVPGYRVVMGPILSVDKITTMIEVEGSGDFLPSYSGNLDIMTCAAVQVGEKYASKLLGVKK
- a CDS encoding 4-hydroxy-2-oxovalerate aldolase — translated: MKTVYIKDTTLRDGSHAISHQFMPKDISEIALSLEDAGADIISVGHGDGLGGSSLQYGLGAITDLQYVNAAASVLNKAKLQVLLLPGIGTINDLKLAKKHGANVAGISTHITEADIAEQHIKVARDMGMFTIGYLIMCHMESTEKLTEQALLMESYGAEVIYITDSAGAFLPHEVKQRVCALKNNLSIPVGFHAHNNLGLAIANSLVAIKEGATYIDSSLMGFGAGAGNCSTEMLLAVLKKMEIPTNMDLYKTIDAGNQVLLPLLKEKGVSLPRFTSDTLMLGYAGVYSSFLIHVKKAAEQFDVDSRDVLVELGNRKAVGGQEDWIIQVAHEISLNSLS
- a CDS encoding dihydroxy-acid dehydratase (catalyzes the dehydration of 2,3-dihydroxy-3-methylbutanoate to 3-methyl-2-oxobutanoate in valine and isoleucine biosynthesis), which produces MRSHVITQGMERATHRELFHAMGLLEEEMNQPLVAVVNSFNEVMPGHFHLNTITKAVKEGVRMGGGTPLEFPVIAVCDGLAQAHIGMLYPLASREHIIDSIEIMINAHAFDAMVLITNCDKITPAMLMAAARLNIPSIVVSGGPMLSGCWNGKKVSLTDLYESIGLVKRGEMTEEELYELEKVALPGAGACNLLGTANSMNILTEVMGMSLPGTGTTPAVSGKRLALAKRAGIQVMELLKKDIKPKDILTQKAIENAITFDMAIGGSSNTTLHLPAIANAAGMELSLEKFNEYAEKVPHLVKMKPAGDHFPEDFDRAGSASALMKELAEKGLMHTDALTVTGTNIEENIKNAKVLDNDVIRSFDNCYTNTGGLKILKGTLAPGGAVCKKGGVVKEMYVHKGLARVFNSEDEAISAIYSESINSGEIVVVRYEGPKGGPGMREMVTATAALIGMGLGGSVALVTDGRFSGATKGAAIGHVSPEAAEGGPIALIEEGDIISFDLEKGILDLEVPQDILDKRLEKWVPKDLDVPQYSYLRRYAKHVSSASKGAIFE
- a CDS encoding C4-dicarboxylate ABC transporter substrate-binding protein, with the protein product MKKLLSLVVIMFILVSISACSSNSSNEQPNDNNEVVNNEMEMVEFKIGITVDLDSHYGKGLLEMKRLLEQYSDNKMTLNIFENSKLGNERDMIEGVSMGTLDMVLSSTGPLPNFSPMFMIFDLPFIIKDRDAGYKFMDGLKGQEILDSLESKNIKGLGFWENGFRNVTNNEKEIKSPEDIKGLKIRTMENPIHLASFKQLGATPTPMAWGEVFTALQQGTIDGQENPLVGIHSTKVYEVQKYISLTEHFYSPAVLMVNKSKFDSLSSEMQDVLIKAEKEAREWEREYCRQMDTELIQTLKDEGVVITEVDKSEWQKAVEPVYKEFEDQIPADLIKALKDSK
- a CDS encoding C4-dicarboxylate ABC transporter permease, which translates into the protein MGLVLFSSLFIFLFSGIPIAIALSTAALLGVLLTDTTVPLIVVSQRMFTSIDSFPFMAAPFFILAGNLMEKGGISKRLIKFCQSILGFLSSSLGIITIVASAFFGAISGSNVATVAAIGGIMIPAMVKAGYPKNLSAAISASSGTLGVVIPPSIPMVTYGITASVSIGRLFLAGFIPGLLLAGVISVCVLFLARGCEEKEEVHSFEFKDLLLSFKDAIWAILMPIIILGGIYGGVFTPTEAAAVAAVYALIVSVFIYKEIEMKDLKPVFINSAVTSSVILFIVSCSAPFAWLMTNASVPEAVSSAILAMFDNKYIILLLLNFILLTLGMFMETQSIILLMTPILIPLALSLGIDLTALGIIIVVNTSIGMITPPLAVNLFVASSISKSTIEQVSKSVMPFLIAEVAIVLLITFYPGIITWLPDLLGK
- a CDS encoding 3-methyl-2-oxobutanoate hydroxymethyltransferase: MVKKTVFDFNNMVKHGEKFIYLTAYDYLTAKMMEKAEVDMILVGDSLGMACLGYETTHPVTIEDMIHHCKAVRRGAPNTFIIGDLPFMAYQVSDEQAVENAGRLIKESGVDAVKAEGGGPRTLSRIKAINEAGILVMGHLGLTPQTMGQLGGFKTQGRSAQDAFKIVKEAKDTEKAGAFSILVEAVPSEVGKIVTDKADIPIFGVGAGPFTHGQALTYADLVGLYDEFSPKFVRKYANIGEIITNSFSEFKRDVISGQFPVEGEHTYKMKEEEILKFHKLLEEI